From a region of the Cyanobacteria bacterium GSL.Bin1 genome:
- a CDS encoding response regulator: protein MRILLVEDEPDLGRAIKRTLNQHNYIVDWVLNGEEAWDYLEDTFLEYDLAIFDWLLPGLSGLELLQRLRHQNNPLPVLMLTAKDTMEDKVMGLDAGADDYLVKPFGMAELLARLRALQRRSPQLQPQTLKVGNLELDYGTNTVKCTETSGETKVIPLTSKEFQLLEYFMRHPNQILNREQLLERLWELGSQPMSNVVAAQMRLLRKKLSEYGCEHLIETIYGLGYRLAINENETL from the coding sequence ATGCGAATCTTATTAGTTGAAGATGAACCCGATTTAGGGCGTGCAATTAAAAGAACCCTCAACCAACACAATTATATAGTCGATTGGGTTTTAAATGGTGAGGAAGCATGGGATTATTTAGAAGACACTTTTTTAGAGTATGATTTGGCAATCTTTGACTGGTTATTGCCAGGGTTATCGGGACTGGAATTACTTCAACGTTTAAGACATCAAAATAATCCTTTACCTGTTCTCATGTTGACCGCAAAGGATACCATGGAAGATAAGGTAATGGGGTTAGATGCTGGGGCGGATGACTATTTAGTGAAACCGTTTGGTATGGCGGAATTATTAGCGCGACTCAGAGCTTTACAAAGAAGATCCCCTCAACTGCAACCGCAAACGCTAAAAGTCGGCAATCTTGAGTTAGATTATGGCACAAATACGGTGAAATGCACAGAGACATCTGGTGAAACAAAAGTTATTCCTCTCACCAGTAAGGAATTTCAATTATTAGAGTATTTTATGCGACATCCTAACCAAATCTTAAATCGAGAACAACTTTTAGAGCGATTATGGGAATTAGGTTCACAACCCATGAGTAATGTCGTCGCAGCACAAATGCGATTGTTACGGAAGAAATTATCGGAATATGGTTGTGAACATTTAATTGAAACCATTTATGGATTAGGCTATCGTTTAGCAATCAATGAAAATGAAACCCTTTAA